The genomic region TGTCATCCCCCATCAGCCCAACAAGTAGGACATTGCTTTCGAAAGGGCTACCATTCTTTTAAAATGGACGATACACTGGACGATACGCTGGAACCTCTCCTGGAACAGTGCTCCTTAGTTTGGACTTGTAGAGCTGATCCGCCGACTCTAAATGGATGAGTCAGGTCCTCCACATACATGGTAACATTCCTGTTTGTTGTCTTTGTgacctgtggaaaaaaaaaaactttattttggtTTCCCCCTATGAGATCATGTTGACATGATGTATATTACTTGAAGAACTGTTCATTTTTTGTATGGTTTGTAGGCGTTAAATTTCAGGAGAGGGGGAGGAAGGAGGGCCTGTCATTCCTGTTGTTTGAGGAAACATGCGTCGCGGTCATTCCATAGCCGTTTGGAGACATTTTGTACGCTGTTTGTTGCACAAACTTTTTCAAGAAGCCTTCTGCACTGTGTAAATGATTACATAGGATGGGGGGAAAGGGTGACCGTTGCAGTCCAATGAGTCTGAATCATGATTTGTAAATATGTTTTCATACAGCAAAACTTTTGATAAGGTTTTAAACATTTCTTGTAAAAAGAAGATGTGTATATTAGTCTCCTGGACGAAAAAGAGTGTAGACCATACATGGATTTATTTGTACTCAAGAGCACTGGATTTCTTTACTACTTGATtgtaactaaaattaataatCTGCCAAAgtgttttcaattttttttttttttttttacatttccttcCTTCTggtcttaattttatttttgctttttaaccGTAAACATTGCAGAAATAGTGTTTAAtttgtatttgtacatttatttaatagataaattaaattgtaattctATTTAATAGGTTACACTCAGTGTTGAAAGAGAGGGTTACAGTTTAATTTATTGGTGCCTTGTATGTGTTCATGTATATTTTCcaaattatgttttgttttgtttgcttttccGGTGTCTGTGTCAGTGGGTCAGAGGTGGTGGGAATAGGGAGGGGGTTTTAACGTTAGCAAAACTGTACTTACATGGAATATCTGTACTGTATGCCAAAATGGTCTCACTCACGTTTCTATGAAATTCAAGTTGTTGATAAATAtctatatattgatatattaaattgttaaaaatccTTCGCTCTGTCTCCTTCATTGATTAAATGAAAACAGTGGTCAGGTGTTTGCAATATTGATGAAATGATTTAAAGTTATGTTATCTTTTGTTCCGCTGCATAAATTCGCCCTTTCCTACCAGCTCATGATTCTTGTCAGTATGCCGACATTGCGGTTATGCCTGGCTCCCCAGAGGAGACGGTGGCTCTGTGCCTGGTAATGGGAAGAGGAACTCCCCCACCAGGTGTCACACTGTGATTTTGCTAATGTCTGCGGTGAGTATTAGCCTCCAGGGAGACCTAAATAAAATGGGGAAACTGTTTGAACTCCCAGCGGCCGCTCCTGACAGTGGGCAAATTTGATGAATGTGATTTTTACAAAGTTGCCATggtgttcacccaaaaatctgaattctgtagccatttactcaccctaatgtggttccaaacctgcatgactttctttCCTCTGCAGAgcgcaaaagaagatattttgaaggataTCATACTAAAGAAattcaggtttggaacgacattgtCAACTATGTGCAAACGCATTGATACagccaaataaaataataatagaaaaaactGTGAGGCTGGTAGCTAGCTAGTTGTATCACATCTAGATTCAGTGACACCTGCACCATTTTAGTTCTCGTTCTTTCATTTTAATTCTCTTTTATCACTTTTTTATTATAAACTATTGAAAGTAGTCATTCATTCTATGGTGTTTTCACAAagcatcatcaatcggccatattggcggcactgagtgtaaacaatgccactgaaccaagcttgcatattttgctgattattgctgctaaaaatgatcaattattgtcatgttttgggctgtactgatCGGacaaggaaaaacatttggagtacaccagactgccaaaagttataacaaatcaaggagaagagtgccaaAAACTCTGAAGAACAAACAGCATTTgtgattggccaaactgaaccagattTCCAGGGCTTTTCTATCTACTATCTATAAATATGGTTTATAGCAAGTTACAACAGAGAAACAAGTGAGGTCCATAATGCGCTGAACTTCAGTTTTAAAATTACCAAGAGTCATTTAAAACGCTTCTGTATATGGCGTCATATTAAGTCATCTCGAGAGGccttttttctaaaataaatacataatgtcTCCAATTTAAAAGGACCCACCAACACTGCTAAAATATTAAGACATAAACAAACATCGACTAAATACCAACACTTGCACACATGGTGTTATAGGGGTATCATATTTAGCTATAAGAACATATATGGTAGTTTctcaggagtttttttttttttttttttttttttttgctttttgtaaTAAATTCCCTTCTTTGTTTAAAgtcacataaaaaaattaaattaaaaaaaatcttttacagCAAATATTTTTACCACATTTGTTACTTTTTAAACCTTTCGACTTGAAATCTTTACTAAACTTTTTTTTCCAGGCATATATCATAggtaaaacagcttgtgaatagtcatgtaatgtgatttacctcagaaaagacaacgtTAATGAGCTTTGGAGCCTGTATTACCCTATAACGTTTGGGGGGGGCGCTTGGCTTGTACTAAACCTGAACCCAGCACCAGACGGCAGTTAGACACTGTTTTTTGGGCTAAATCAAGTTGGCCCGTCATGGCCTACTTTTAGCCGAAAACTCGAcgtttaaaattaagttttgtttggttcatcAGATTTGGTCCAAATTTAGTCGGAAAAATAGACATTGAAAACTGGGCTTTGTTTGTTCCATCTAATTTAGTCCAAATTTAGTCTAAGCAGTAAGCACATTTATTTCAGACCACATATAGCTCTAATATAGCCATGAACATAAAAGTAGCAAGTGAAGAAATAGGTTGTAGAAATAGTTTAAAGTTATGTGTCACCGCACAACCTGCACATCCCataaattatttgttattaaaggagtagttcgcttttagaacaaaaatttacagataatgtattcacccctttgtcatccaagatgttcatgtctttctttcttcagtcagaaggaaattatgttttttgaagaaaacatttcaggatttctctccatataatggacttctatggtgcccccgagtttgaacttccaaaatgcagcttcaaagggctctaaatgatcacagccgaggaaagctGTCACAgctgtcaaaatcgtcctacgtcTTATTTgcgtgttcactttgtaaacacaattttgaagttggaggagaaaatgagatgaactGGAATAAGCAGAGTGcatgcagagctaggcaagacgagcatttgagatttaataagtatataagttgtaaatgtttttagaaaataactgatctttcgctagataagacccttcttcctcggctaggatcgtttggagccctttgaagctgcatttttggaagttcaaactcgggggcactatagaagtccattatatgaagagaaatcctgaaatgttatcctcaaaaaacataatttctttacgattgaagaaagacacaaacattttggatgacaagtgggagattacatttttgttctgaaagtgaactaatcctttaagcaccTACATTAGCAAACCATATGTAAACATACGGTATATTTGGCATGGCAGAAATCCAGCAAAAAGTGCCCTCTAGTGGGTTAGGCTAtatcagatgtgcattattttctaatttaATGGACCGGAGTCAATTATAATATGCTAATAatatggttaccacacctcaaataTTGTTTTCAGATATTGTTCAGATATTTCAAGATTTCCACTGCTAATTCCAAAATAATAGTGAGCTCAAGAACAGGGCCATACTACCTCGCTTGAGAGAAATGTCACGTAGCTTTTGAGTTGCTGAACTATTTTACTGATAAAACACATTTCTGTGAGTGCGTTTGTAAAGAAGAAAGAGCAGAAGTAAGGGTATGTGCTTTACATACATAATAAAAAGTCATTTTGTGGTAAAGCATTTTGGTCAGTGTCATTGTTTTGAATCATTTGCTGTTGTAGGCTGCAatgacctttgaaataactgaaatcatttgaagtgatatagacatgtaatctGGTCAAGACCTGAAAATAATTACACACCTTAGAAAGTCTGCCAGCCAATCTGTAACTTAGAGACCttcaaagagttttttttttattcttttgatgAAGCACATTTTTGAAAATACTTTATTAAATAATCACTTAATCAGCAGAAGTGCTAGTGACTGCACTAATGCACTCTATTTTAGCTCTTTTTGTAAGACCTGATGATATTAAGGAATGCTgctttttttaaagcagtttctAGCTCACAATGGTTTGCGCAATGAATTTAAGCTCTCCTCCCCAAACGGATTTGGCCTGCGGTAGGGGACCAACACCCTGGTTCGTTTCTACTTAGACAACCCTATTTATCATTCTATTTGTTGGTTCAGTTACTTTGCCCATTGTAGCAGTCTCTGAAAACAGTCCTCAAAGAGAATTTAATCTTGTTATCCTCatgtatgaattttttttttcctcccaatCCCTAATCGCTGCTGTCCCTCAAGAAAAGAAACGGATATTTTCACAAGTGCAGTTATTTCCTCTTTCCCAGCTTTATTTTAGCATGGCGGATGACATTTAACACTCCCTCCTACTGTGCGAACATCTAATTATTATGCAGCCGGTCTAACTGTGGCAAAGGGAGCTGGGTGTGTCTGTGTCATCTGTCTAGGTGGAAGGGGGACAGAGCATTTGCTAAAAGCTATTAAGACTTAATTACTGCTAAAATATTCATTCTTGTACCAGGGAGTGTGCTGTTCACAAATAAACAAGGATCTGGAAAAAGGGCAGGGAAAGCATGAAGGTAATACTGATTAGGACAGGGAAATCAAAAGTAGCATTTGGGATTAAAACCCAATATGCTGCTGTTCCTGTTTCCATCCTTTCTGCCTTTTTGTTAAAGGGATATTGCAACCAAAATGTACTAACCCCCAATGTCATTTCACACCTGTGGTACTGATGTGAACacaagaaatagttgaataatgttatttttgtttactttgtgcacaaaaaatattcttgtagcttcaaaacattacggttgaaccactgatgtcacttggactattttaatgatgcccttactacctttctgggccttgaatgtgtctatggagggtcagaaagctctctgatttcatcaaaaatatcgtaatttgtgttccgatgatgaacaaatgtcttacaggtttggaacaacatgagggtgaataattaatgacaaagttttcattttttggagaactatctctttaagtttaTGAACGTCATCTAGTCTAGGTTTGCCTGGATTCGATTTCGACGTCAGATTTGGTCTGAATTTGTCCAGAGTTACTAATTtgaattacattttcatttttgtttgtttgtttgtttgttttaattaagCTCCTGTGTTCTTCTGGCTATATACAAGAGTGACCAGTAGACTAAAGCCACTAGAAGGCAAGCCTCCAACCATTCGCCGAAAAAGATTAGGGGCTAATGCTAACGGAAAGgaaaccagaggccgtttttacTTAATGGTTGTCAATGGAAGGGCCTTTACTATGCTAAATAAACAgcattttagaagaaaaaaactaaTAACTAATTTAATGAACTAACCACCTAATATCTTCAACATAttttacactaaacaatactTTTGGATTGAATTACGTTTAGAGTTTACCatgaaaaaaatgctgttttaagaAGTAGTGAGTGAATTTTAGCGACAGGTGGGATTAAGTTTACAGCACTTGTCATTCATTTCTATGGTATCCATAAACCGTATTTGAGTGTCGCAAAACTATTCAGTtaaggctgtaatgtgattggttagTAAGGCACACCTGATCCAAGTTGGCCATTACACTTTATCCAATagtaatacagaccctctcatctccCTATATTAATGCCACGTTCCAGGCAAACCGTTAACCGTGTTTTTTCAACcatctacccgtgaaagtgcactcgaacggcagtcaaaccaaTGACTTCATACTATATCGAAGTACTCCCAGTTCTGCAGTCTGACGTCACAAAGCCCACGAAACAACGACAGGCCCTACGGATGTAGTGTTATAAGTGGTACACGGTgaaaaaaaatagactttaggacaatataacgttgcaatcaaattaataataataaatgcgctttGGCGTGACTAGCCTGGAATGCTACaagagtcgtggtttgaagtcgtgatttttcaaaaacctgcctggaatgcagcaaAGACAGTCTctggtgagacttccggtttattagCCACTAAAGGGGAATAACAAAAAGACATTAAACGTGCATTATAtgctaaaactgtttgcactacaaacttaTTGTGCTTTTCATTAataaagataatacattaaaataacatgttaagacaccaatttgcactattaagcagcaaaaccagctgttttgtacagctaaaaataggtgGAGGCAGataagaccagaagccagacccataacatttacaaatggctgcgccaACTCGTACAggaaggaaaaaggtggatagacgTTTCATCTAcccatttttatttgattttgcattttaaatctcttatgttgttggaatcaATATATAATGTCAGTATACCTTAGCAGTATTGCTCCAAAGTTTAGGCTTTGTTTCTCACCTAAAATAAAACATCTCGTCGTCTGGTATTGTCTCGAAACGCTCCTTTGTCTTCCATATATATTCATTTGTGTTTCACATCTTCACATCTTTGTGTCGTGTGTTGGCTGTCctgttttattctgtttttatCGTGAATTAGACTCTTCCAGCGTGAATGGAGCCAGCAGCTGAGGCATCTCCAACAATGTTCCCCAGAGAGCGGCAACCAGACACGTCTGTAGAACAAAGCAAAGAATGATTTTGTGAAGCTGAATGCTAAACTCTGTGTTTAGTATTCCAGGAACATTTCAGCAGCCGTCGGGTCATACACTTATGCGTACTTATGTTCTGCTTCTGTGCCATCCTTGATACAGACTGAATCTTCGGTCCTGAACTACACAACTTGATGTGTCATTGGTTTTCTCACGTGGTTCAgtcaggaaaaaataaataaagcagagGCGTATGTAGCTTATTCTAgagcagtcattcccaaaggcggggtcccgggagattttgtatgggtcgagcactatttttcagtgtgctatatactcttgattaaaatttatatgtgtagttcacctattagccgcacggGGGAGCTCGACGTTttcttctgcctttttttttcctttagctgcgctctgcactcatagactgtatttattttgtatttttattatgtattttgcCTCAAAGTATCTTACTTGAGTAAATGTGGTCACAGTGGGTGCATAAAAAAGTTCTCaaaaaatatttcagtaagaAACTTGTTTTTGATTTAACTTAATGTTCATATTCTGGTAGATGTAAAGCATTGAATGTTATATGAAAGGCATGCATTGAGTCTGTCTGGTTTTATTGATGATAGGAAGAAAAACAAATGATTAACTGCCCTATTCTGCACTTTGTCTCATTAAGTATAAATTGTGTACACTGTAATGATGATAATATGAAAACAATGAGATGCCTTGTCAACTCTTCCTTTCTCATTTCACCTCTGCATTTTACTTATTGTCAACaacaggtaaataaaaaaaaaattgtgctttgtcaaatatctgtatctcttttaaatagttaagtggaagcttaactgaccttaaaaatggtcatacatattttgttaatgcataagttctcttcgtgatatatgaactatatgggcctaatgtttattgggtcacaaggatttatcgactttaaaatatgggtccccagaaaaaagtttgggaatcACTGTTCTAGAGAAACAATatcagctctttttttttttttttggagcggTTAATTGTTCACTGAAAGGGTTAAATGTCGGTATTCAGCCTTTAAATAGTTTGGGGACCTCATGTGGTGAGTAGCCCAAATTCGAGCACCCTTCCTCTGTTCTGTGAAATAATGTGTTTGGTATAAAACAAGCAATGACTCTGTTTATAGTTCTGTTTCCAGCTATATTAAGAGCAACACTGACATCTGCTGTTCAGGCATATAGATagacaacaacaaacaaaagcTCTTGGACCACATGATCAATTTAACGTTTAAAATCAGGTCAGTTCACTTGGTGTGAACTTAGACCTTATGAAAGAGAGGATAACAGATGTAGCTTATATAGCTTTATTCAGCATACAGTACGCTTTACTAAAATGTGATAATGAGGTGACAAAATTTGATTCACAACAGTAATCACGAGACAATATGTGGGTAAATAGTTTGAGTTTAATGAATTAGTTCACTAATTGAAAATGGACATCTATTTGACACACCCTATAATGTTTCTGTACTTATTTTCCTGAGCTATGCAGACATGAATGAAAACCATTTTTTGGAAACTGTAGATTCACACGTTCCTCTACCATTTCTGACAGGAATAACAGGTCCTAGAAAAACGTAAAAAATGATATCTTAAGGATAGGTTGACATTCTCACAGTGAGAAAAAGAATAAATAGCACCATTCATTTCTGCGCTGCCTTTTTAATTCAACACTACTCGCTCCAGCCTATACAAATATACTCTGTATACTGGCCTCATGCGTCACCAatatctgattaaaaaaaataaatagctaTCAAATACAAAAATAAGACAATATTTCATATAAAGAGGAAATATCTTCTAAAAATGCTTTGCGTTAAAAGACCAATATCAACCATTCACTTTGGTCAAATAGGAaattcagaaatgacaaggaTGGAATGCTGCAGAGTTAGAAAAAGGACATTTTTACAACCGTCTGAATTTTTCAAAATGTTCCAAATACAAAAGTGTATTTTTCTTTCATAATAATTTTAGATTTCGAATATTTACAGTATTATACTTCATAGAAACTCAAGAGGGCTTTTCCACAGTGTGCATTTACAGCTAGAGCAATGTTTTGCACACCGTTTCACATTAAAATACAGTCAGCTGTCAGAAGTTGCTTTCGAACAACCTAGAGCAAACACAATAACATTGATCATCTTAACCTATATCAATAAATAGTGCTACAGAGTTGACTGTCTGATATGACAGTCTATCATGAGTGTTTGAGATATGAACTGAGCTCAGCGGCAGTAATGTGAGAGGACAGAAATGTGCTTCATTTGCATCCCTgaaattcacacacacacatctcagcTACCTTCATGCTAAAAACAGGGCCTGTATCAACCCCTTATCTGAGGTCAGGAGTTTGGTGTCTTTTTTTTCTGGGTTTCTGCTGGTAAGTCAGACGGTTTCTGTTTTGTTATGGTGGACAGACCCTTCACTGCTGTGGTCTGTGTCAGTCCGAAGCCTTTTGAGAGGTCGCTCACAGTGTTCATCTTCCTCCTCCTGTTTGACTGTGATCTCCATGATTTGTGTGCTTGGGCTGCTGGCATCAGGGTTAGAGCAGGGTGGTGACTTTGCAGTAGATATATCTGGACACGTGATGGAGCCGTTTGTCTGAGATGTGTCATCTGTGGCACGGAGAAGGGCCTTGGAGGATTGGCTTCTTACACCTGTGAAATCAAAAGGTAACCTTTAATATTTAATGTTGTTAGAAAATTAaagaagcccatttctgccacaacaaaaaaaaaaggtaattgcaactttttatctcgcaattctgactttttttttcttcagaattgcaatataaactcacaattctgaggttttttttttcttagaattgcaatttTCTTAGACACGCAATTGCAATTTAAGTcgtaattgtaagatataaacttaaaattctgaagaagaaaaaaaaaaaaaagatcagtcttttttccgcctcagaattggactttatgacTCGCAATTGACCCTTTGTTAAAACCCGCCCTCTTTAGTTACTGCTGCCATGTCCGAACACGAAAACACTACACgttctcacgcagtgaaaaatacattgggGAACAAAGAGAAAAACTGACAACATGCCAACAGACAACACAGAGCAGGTTACGAAACAAGGTCTCAGATTTAAATTGATGCAATGTTTTAAAGAAAAgtaaacaataaataccatttgtGGCTCTTTAACTGTGTTGTgacagatttattattatttaatttcgtaaaaagtccgaattgcaagatctgtcagaattgtgagaaaaaagtaaaagaaaggaaaaaagtaaaaattgtgagtttatattcttacaattctgagaaatagtcagaattgagagaaaaagtaaaaaatacatttaacatttaatactgaataatttattttgtgGATTAACTTGAAAAATGTGTCActtaatgaagaaaaaaataatgatgaAAATTAACATTATGTGAATGCAGTCTTCGAATTGTGAATTGAGATTGGGTTTTTGGTGATTGCTGATTTGGTCAACATTAATATGATTTCTGTatcagtgacactgaagactagaataatagctgctgaaaagtcagctttgccataacaaaaataaattacatttttaaattataatatctcacaactttctctctctgtctgtctatatatctatatctacatatctatatatatagtaaaacaaaaataagtgtCTGATGAGCCTGACCATTCTGAACGTTTGCGTCACTCTCTGGCTCAGACGGGTGTTTGCCGTTGTTTGAAGAGGTGGGAGGTGAAGACGAAGATCCACTGGACTCAGTGCTCTCCAAAATACACTCCATATAATCTCTGTAATGCCAAACAAACACCAGGCAGGATATGACCTTACACAGCATCTGATTCTATATACAGAGTTTAATTAGAGGACTTAGACTTGTGACCTTCAATGTGCCACATGGTATTGACGACTGACTTACAAAACTCCAGGACGAAGACTGTATTTTCTTTTTCCAAGCTTGGTTTGCTGTGCAAAGAAATCATAACGCTCAGATTTCTTCCACATGTAATAAAAGGCCACACATTCCCCTACAGATCTAGTTCTCACCTGGAAAAGTTTAATTAAGTAACAATTACCTATGTGAACAATAACAGCCAACTGATTACTCTAAATTGTGATTCGAACTGTAGAAATTGTATAGCAGCAGTCATATTTGGCCCTGTTAGGTTTTGGAATGAGGAATGCGACTGAACACTAACCTTGTTTGCTTGTATTGAGCTGAAATCTTTTCCATAAGAGTTAAGTCCTTGCTCAAAACCTCGACACTCTTCTTCCGTCCAAACTGACATTTCCtctgagggagagagagattttAGTTCAGGTGACAGATTGAGAGAATGTTGACTGACATAATCACAGGCTTGAATGCTTCTTGCGCTTGAGCTCGGAGCTTTTCAAACTTCCCAAAATAACATACTGAAAAACATTACTTCATAGAAGTCAAGAGTTTGGAGAAGAACATGCTGTTATTATAAACTTCATGCAGAAGCAACCCTATTTTGTACTAAGCTTTTAATAGATTAAAATACTTTTAATCTGATTAATAACATGTTGGTTAATTAGTCATATGAATCATACCCATATTTGCTGCAAAAAGCACCCAAGTAAAGCTAATTCAGAAACATTATTGTGGCACACAATAGTATTGTAATGAATATACAGTACATTATATTTCATTTCCATATTAACATTTCATTTTGCAATCCTTACAGTGCAAAAACCCTTCATGTTCTTGTGTATAAATGtgtaaagattcttaaatcaagatactttTCCTGGAGAAGCAATGAcaaaagtcttgttttctaaaaaactaaaataaagcttgttcatgattaaaacaagaacaaatatctgaaaAATTCAATGGGAAAACAAGTTTTCATACTCTATTgacatttgttcttgttttaatcataaactcactaaattataatttttccaagactttcaagacattttaaatttgcttctcaagtaaatcttAATTTAAGGATGCCTAGACACTCGTATTGGAAAACAAAAATACTACGGTGAAtataattttttgcagtgcatcaaATGGTTTTGGCATTTAATACCAATGATTTATGCTCtaatttaagaaattcaaactaTTTTTGAATTAAGATTTTATAAGACCTGCAGAAAATGTGTAGCATCGTCtttttacacacacaaacactcacctTTGGCAGGCTTCACATTAAATTTCAGTTTTCTTAAAGCTTCTTCTGCattaaagttgcatttaaacaATTCATAAAGAGCCTGAAATTTAAGCAAAGAAATGTGTTACAACATAATGTCAAAAGGTAAAACTCAATCTGATTTAAGTAAACAGCCATTGCATGGTGACCTGCCTGTTCATTGTCTTTGATGTGAGATCCTTCAGGAATTGCATTGACACCAGACTCTTCTCCACTGCATTTCGAGGCCTCGGCTAAATACTCTACAACCTTTTCTTCTGGAATTAACTCCGGATTCCACAAAAGCTGATCATCATTTTCATATACTACATTTATAAGAGACAagcaaaaatgtatatataggatatatgtattaaatatttatacatcACATCTAAATAAGCATATCTTTCAGTTCTGTCACCTTTTTCATTGTCCTTATACTTGCAAAGGCCAACAGGAGTCTCTGCTTGATACATTGAACCAACCATGATCTCCTATAAatgacagaagaaaaaaaaatccatgtctaaaatctttaaaaatatatataaataaaataaaaataaaacatttgagaGAAAATCATCAGAATTCTACCTTCTTCCAGTCTTCAGATGGAATATAATCATCATCTTCAGATTCTTCCTCATCCCCTGTAAAACAAAAAGTCACAGAGAGCCCTATCTAGTTAGACTCTGAATCTATATCACCATCTGCTGGTCCTACAAGGCATCTACTAAATAGCATAATATTTGAAAAACATTTCTGCAAGTGtacatttgttacatttaaaacaatatataattaataatatagtgTGTGATGTTGATTTGGTAGATAtatagaaacatttcttattatgaaggttaaaaaaagttatatgtaatatttttgtggaaacggtgataaattttttcaggaatttttgatatgtacactaccagtcaaaa from Garra rufa chromosome 12, GarRuf1.0, whole genome shotgun sequence harbors:
- the mier1a gene encoding mesoderm induction early response protein 1a isoform X2, giving the protein MAEPSLSGSGSQGAHPVVQDEDKDFDPSADMLVHDFDDERTMEEEEKLEGETNFTTEIDELTREGEMPIEELLKMYGYSTGGSPEEEDEEVQEEDSSENNCSSHSKLKEDEKQELFEQEDEEVQSSGEEPPSCSVSHSTAQLLYRPRPSNYFERDEEESEDDDYIPSEDWKKEIMVGSMYQAETPVGLCKYKDNEKVYENDDQLLWNPELIPEEKVVEYLAEASKCSGEESGVNAIPEGSHIKDNEQALYELFKCNFNAEEALRKLKFNVKPAKEEMSVWTEEECRGFEQGLNSYGKDFSSIQANKQTKLGKRKYSLRPGVLDYMECILESTESSGSSSSPPTSSNNGKHPSEPESDANVQNGVRSQSSKALLRATDDTSQTNGSITCPDISTAKSPPCSNPDASSPSTQIMEITVKQEEEDEHCERPLKRLRTDTDHSSEGSVHHNKTETV
- the mier1a gene encoding mesoderm induction early response protein 1a isoform X1; protein product: MAEPSLSGSGSQGAHPVVQDEDKDFDPSADMLVHDFDDERTMEEEEKLEGETNFTTEIDELTREGEMPIEELLKMYGYSTGGSPEEEDEEVQEEDSSENNCSSHSKLKEDEKQELFEQEDEEVQSSGEEPPSCSVSHSTAQLLYRPRPSNYFERDEEESEDDDYIPSEDWKKEIMVGSMYQAETPVGLCKYKDNEKVYENDDQLLWNPELIPEEKVVEYLAEASKCSGEESGVNAIPEGSHIKDNEQALYELFKCNFNAEEALRKLKFNVKPAKEEMSVWTEEECRGFEQGLNSYGKDFSSIQANKVRTRSVGECVAFYYMWKKSERYDFFAQQTKLGKRKYSLRPGVLDYMECILESTESSGSSSSPPTSSNNGKHPSEPESDANVQNGVRSQSSKALLRATDDTSQTNGSITCPDISTAKSPPCSNPDASSPSTQIMEITVKQEEEDEHCERPLKRLRTDTDHSSEGSVHHNKTETV